The following coding sequences are from one Mastomys coucha isolate ucsf_1 unplaced genomic scaffold, UCSF_Mcou_1 pScaffold9, whole genome shotgun sequence window:
- the Spry2 gene encoding protein sprouty homolog 2, producing MEARAQSGNGSQPLLQAPHDSGRQQRGEPDPRDALTQQVHVLSLDQIRAIRNTNEYTEGPTVVPRPGLKPAPRPSSQHKHERLHGLPEHRQPPRLQPSQVHSSRAALSRSISTVSSGSRSSTRTSTSSRSSSEQRLLGSFSPGPAADGIIRVQPKSELKPGELKPLSKDDLGLHAYRCEDCGKCKCKECTYPRPLPSDWICDKQCLCSAQNVIDYGTCVCCVKGLFYHCSNDDEDNCADNPCSCSQSHCCTRWSAMGVMSLFLPCLWCYLPAKGCLKLCQGCYDRVNRPGCRCKNSNTVCCKVPTVPPRNFEKPT from the coding sequence ATGGAGGCCAGAGCTCAGAGTGGCAACGGGTCGCAGCCTTTGCTGCAGGCACCCCATGACAGTGGCAGGCAGCAGCGTGGGGAGCCGGATCCCAGAGATGCCCTTACCCAGCAGGTACACGTCTTGTCTCTGGATCAGATCAGAGCCATCCGAAACACCAATGAGTACACAGAGGGGCCTACTGTGGTCCCAAGACCTGGGCTCAAGCCTGCTCCTCGCCCCTCCTCTCAGCACAAACATGAAAGACTCCACGGTCTGCCCGAGCACCGCCAGCCTCCCAGGCTCCAGCCCTCGCAGGTCCATTCTTCACGGGCCGCTCTGTCCAGGTCCATCAGCACCGTCAGCTCAGGGTCTCGGAGCAGTACAAGGACCAGTACCAGCAGCCGCTCCTCCTCGGAACAGAGACTCCTAGGATCTTTCTCCCCCGGGCCTGCTGCAGATGGGATAATCCGAGTGCAGCCTAAGTCTGAGCTCAAGCCTGGCGAGCTTAAGCCGCTGAGCAAAGATGATTTGGGTCTGCACGCCTACAGGTGTGAGGACTGTGGCAAGTGTAAGTGTAAGGAGTGCACCTACCCGAGGCCCCTGCCATCGGACTGGATTTGTGACAAGCAGTGCCTTTGCTCAGCGCAGAACGTCATTGACTATGGgacttgtgtgtgctgtgtgaaagGTCTCTTCTATCACTGTTCCAATGACGATGAGGACAATTGTGCTGACAACCCGTGTTCCTGCAGCCAGTCTCATTGTTGTACGAGATGGTCAGCGATGGGTGTCATGTCTCTCTTTTTGCCTTGTTTATGGTGTTACCTTCCAGCCAAGGGTTGCCTTAAATTGTGCCAGGGATGTTATGACCGAGTGAACAGGCCTGGTTGTCGTTGTAAAAACTCAAATACGGTTTGCTGCAAAGTTCCCACTGTCCCCCCCAGGAACTTTGAAAAGCCGACATAG
- the LOC116084926 gene encoding uncharacterized protein LOC116084926, whose protein sequence is MPPAARSAGGRWSASECSPAEPMSWDRMRYILWDNNCSVPPRIHMTPFTAAAAAAAAPLPASSGKARAQASSGSHPPARPPAPAGPQTLLLRRLLPLPRPRRAPTPAWASPPRLRNAQSARARAARRCAAPAEDRGRRRSAQPPRPGPRPRACLRS, encoded by the coding sequence ATGCCTCCTGCGGCTCGGAGCGCTGGCGGGCGCTGGAGCGCGAGTGAATGTAGCCCCGCGGAGCCAATGAGCTGGGACCGGATGCGATATATCCTCTGGGACAACAACTGCTCTGTTCCGCCTCGGATCCACATGACGCCATTTACTGCTGCCGCCGCCGCGGCCGCCGCACCGCTCCCTGCCTCCTCCGGAAAGGCGAGGGCGCAGGCCAGCAGCGGCTCCCACCCCCCCGCCCGCCCCCCAGCCCCGGCCGGGCCCCAGACCCTCCTCCTCCGccgcctcctccccctcccccgcccccgccgcgcccccacccccgcctggGCTTCGCCGCCGCGCCTCCGCAACGCCCAGTCTGCACGAGCGAGAGCTGCGCGCCGCTGCGCAGCGCCCGCGGAGGACAGGGGCCGCCGGCGGAGCGCGCAGCCGCCCCGGCCCGGCCCGCGGCCCCGCGCCTGCCTCCGCTCGTAA